The genomic DNA GGCAAGGCGTTAGGGTTATTCGGATTTTATTCGGTCTTGGGCGCTTTGGCCGCACCGTTATTAAGTGGGATCTTTGTTGACAGTATGGGATGGTCCTCGATTTTTTGGCTATGTGCGCTGTTAGGTTTGCTTGCATCTCTGTTATTTGTCATTGGTGTGCCGTTTGTTCAAGGGGAGAAAGCAGCTTCATTTGATTTCTTCGGTGCAATTATCGTTTTTGGCATCTTGGGAAGTCTGTTGACGGTTCCAACCTTTATTAATGAATATGGTTTTGAATCGATGAAGTGGCTTCCGTCAGCTGTTATTTTTGTAATTGCTTTCATTTTGTTGATTGTTGTGGAAAAGAAACAGAAGGCACCTTTAATTGACATTGAGTATGCTATGACGAGGAGTTTTTGGGTTCCTTCATTAATTGCGGTTTTTATGTTCATCACATTTAGTAGTGTGATGTTTGTATTAACGTTCTTTATTCAAAACGTGCAAGAGAAATCTTCTACAACCGTTGGGCTATTACTTATGCCGCTTTACTTAGTAATGGGCGTTGCGAACTTATGGAGCGGCCGATTGATGGATAAACTTACTGCTCGGACCATCATGTCAGCGAGTGTTGCGTTCATGGTCGGTGGAGCAGGGATGTTGATTTTCACAAATAAAGAAACTTCTGTTGCTTATCTACTTGTATCGATGATGCTAATTGGCTTGGGGATTGGGATGATTGGACCGGTTATTCGGGCTGTAGTCGTATCTAAAGCGGATCAAGCTCGTATTGGCGTTGTGACGTTTACTTATTTGACGATTGAAAATCTGGCTTCACGTGTAGGCGCTTCGTTTGCTATCGTCATGTTTGCATTATTTGCGGCGGGAGGAAGTGCAGTGAGTGCATTGTCCAATGTTGCTGTGGTTTTGACTGTTTTGTCAGCAATTGCTTTCTTGTTTATCTTCCTAGTTCCTAAAAGAGTAAGAGGAATTAAAGGTGTAGGGCAAGATGATATCGAGGTAGAAGCGAAAACAATGAGAGTCACTACCACAAAGGTGGATACGATAAATTCTTAAAAGTTAGCGAAAGCCAGCACATGGGATGCTGGCTTTTCTGATGATTATAATTCTCAATCAAGAAGAGATAATTGAAAATATCGTAAAACAATTGGGAAGGATGCTTATAAGACTAGCAAGCAGGGCATTCTGTTTAAATGACATGATTCTCGATGATTTGCATGGCAGTGCTTTATGCGTTAAGATTAGAATGATACTAATTAGAGAATGGATATCCGTTCATCATATATTGGAGGTATTGGAATGGCTATATTAGAAATAAAAGGCCTTCACGTTGAAATTGAAGGTAAAGAAATCTTGAAAGGCGTCGATTTGACGATCAATACAAACGAGATCCACGCAATCATGGGTCCGAATGGTACAGGTAAATCAACTCTCGCTTCAGCGATTATGGGACATCCCAAATATGAGGTAACTGCAGGTACAGTAACACTTGATGGTGAAGACGTACTTGAAATGGAAGTAGACGAGCGTGCGCAAGCAGGTATCTTCCTTGCAATGCAATACCCAAGTGAAATCACAGGCGTGACAAACGCTGACTTCCTTCGTTCTGCAATCAATGCACAACGTGAAGAAGGAGACGAAA from Sporosarcina sp. FSL K6-1522 includes the following:
- a CDS encoding MFS transporter; translated protein: MDDKAVKRAFHFLCLGTLLIVFCEATHIPAYPKMLEHFQLGAGYAVYMQLGFALGLTGFQPLMGWMGDSFGQKRVIVFGAILMAIGSFLVALSPAFWIMVVGLFFKGMAGAAVVPAGVAFAGRYFQGDKIGKALGLFGFYSVLGALAAPLLSGIFVDSMGWSSIFWLCALLGLLASLLFVIGVPFVQGEKAASFDFFGAIIVFGILGSLLTVPTFINEYGFESMKWLPSAVIFVIAFILLIVVEKKQKAPLIDIEYAMTRSFWVPSLIAVFMFITFSSVMFVLTFFIQNVQEKSSTTVGLLLMPLYLVMGVANLWSGRLMDKLTARTIMSASVAFMVGGAGMLIFTNKETSVAYLLVSMMLIGLGIGMIGPVIRAVVVSKADQARIGVVTFTYLTIENLASRVGASFAIVMFALFAAGGSAVSALSNVAVVLTVLSAIAFLFIFLVPKRVRGIKGVGQDDIEVEAKTMRVTTTKVDTINS